In a genomic window of bacterium:
- a CDS encoding glutamate mutase L — protein sequence MAEVIEKDKITRILATDCGSTTTKAILIEKRGTEYRLSTRGEAPTTVEAPFEDVTRGVLNSVMEVEELSGVKLLDGETIIKPKKGDKEGTDVYISTSSAGGGLQMMVAGVVLTMSGESAARAALGAGAIVMDVIASNDGRLPHEKIERIRTLRPDMILLSGGIDGGTISHVVELAELIAAADPKPRFGVGYNLPVIFAGNTDARELVLKTLRDKSAIEVVENIRPVLERENLRPARNKIHDLFMEHVMAHAPGYRKLMEWTDVPIMPTPGAVGLLIENIGKSQGIAVLGVDIGGATTDVFSVFQGVFNRTVSANLGMSYSISNVLAEAGEKNIMRWLPMEMSAAEVRNRIRNKMIRPTTIPSTLEDLKLEQAIAREALRLALVHHKSMAVGLKGVQQERTISDAFAQSRTGETLVSMMDLNLVVGSGGALSHAPRRVQSAMMTMDAFQPEGVTRLTVDSIFMMPHLGVLTEVHPEAAYEVFEKDCLIHLGTCIAPVGEGKDGGRCVHVKVVKADGKEMEARVEFGNIAILPLGVGESAQATISPERGFDVGAGAGKAHEAKVEGGLVGVIIDCRGRPLVLAEDDKTRMEALRKWAMQLDAYPA from the coding sequence ATGGCAGAAGTGATCGAAAAGGATAAGATTACCAGGATTCTTGCTACCGACTGCGGATCGACTACCACCAAAGCCATCCTGATTGAGAAGCGCGGCACCGAGTACCGCCTCAGTACGCGCGGCGAGGCGCCGACCACGGTGGAGGCGCCGTTTGAGGACGTGACCCGCGGCGTGCTGAACTCCGTGATGGAAGTCGAAGAGCTCTCCGGCGTGAAGCTGCTGGACGGCGAGACCATCATCAAACCGAAGAAGGGCGACAAGGAAGGCACCGACGTCTACATCTCGACCTCATCGGCCGGCGGCGGCCTGCAGATGATGGTTGCCGGGGTAGTCTTGACAATGAGCGGCGAGAGTGCGGCGCGGGCTGCGCTAGGCGCGGGCGCCATCGTGATGGACGTCATCGCGTCGAACGACGGTCGACTCCCGCACGAGAAGATTGAACGCATCCGCACCTTGCGTCCGGACATGATTCTCCTTTCCGGCGGCATCGACGGCGGGACCATCTCACACGTCGTCGAGCTGGCAGAGCTCATCGCTGCCGCCGACCCCAAACCGAGGTTCGGCGTCGGCTACAACCTGCCGGTCATCTTCGCCGGCAACACGGACGCACGCGAGTTGGTGCTCAAGACTCTGCGCGACAAGAGTGCCATCGAGGTGGTCGAGAACATCCGGCCGGTGCTCGAGCGGGAGAACCTGCGGCCGGCGCGCAACAAGATCCACGACCTGTTCATGGAACACGTCATGGCGCACGCCCCCGGCTACCGGAAGCTGATGGAATGGACCGATGTGCCCATCATGCCCACCCCGGGCGCGGTCGGGCTCCTGATTGAGAACATCGGCAAGTCCCAGGGCATCGCCGTTCTCGGCGTCGATATCGGCGGGGCCACGACCGACGTGTTCAGCGTGTTCCAGGGCGTATTCAATCGCACGGTTTCCGCCAACCTCGGCATGTCGTATTCGATATCCAATGTGCTGGCTGAGGCCGGCGAGAAGAACATCATGCGCTGGCTGCCGATGGAAATGTCGGCCGCCGAGGTCCGCAACCGCATCCGCAACAAGATGATTCGACCGACCACCATCCCTTCAACCCTCGAAGACCTGAAGTTGGAGCAGGCCATTGCCCGCGAAGCGCTGAGGCTGGCCCTGGTCCATCACAAGTCGATGGCGGTCGGACTCAAGGGCGTGCAGCAGGAACGAACGATTTCCGACGCCTTCGCGCAGTCGCGTACCGGCGAGACACTCGTAAGCATGATGGACCTGAACCTCGTCGTCGGTTCCGGCGGCGCGCTCTCCCACGCACCGCGCCGGGTCCAGTCAGCGATGATGACGATGGACGCATTCCAGCCTGAGGGCGTGACGCGCCTGACGGTCGACTCCATCTTCATGATGCCGCACCTTGGCGTACTGACCGAAGTCCATCCTGAGGCGGCCTACGAAGTCTTCGAGAAGGACTGCCTGATTCACCTCGGCACTTGCATCGCGCCGGTCGGTGAGGGCAAGGACGGCGGCCGTTGCGTGCATGTCAAGGTGGTCAAGGCGGATGGGAAAGAGATGGAGGCCCGGGTTGAGTTCGGCAACATCGCCATCCTGCCGTTGGGTGTGGGAGAATCCGCTCAGGCAACCATCAGCCCCGAGCGCGGATTCGACGTCGGTGCCGGGGCCGGCAAGGCACATGAAGCGAAGGTCGAGGGCGGTCTCGTGGGGGTCATCATCGACTGCCGTGGGAGACCTCTGGTTCTGGCCGAGGACGACAAGACGCGAATGGAAGCTCTCCGCAAGTGGGCGATGCAGCTCGACGCGTATCCGGCGTGA
- the nagA gene encoding N-acetylglucosamine-6-phosphate deacetylase: MQSQRLVLRNGLVRASGDVLGRRSVVCENGIISAIVESSDPCKTSGSTIDCSDLVVMPGFIELHVHGGGGRDSREGTADAIRVMASTYARFGVTSLLITLTNLGDENLRLSCHSINEVMQAPTTGANILGIHMEGPFLNLKYKGGIYGNGLSLPSTQVVDRCLDFAGGALRIMTLAPELKGSNKVIDRLLRAGVVVSLGHSGATYDQAVNAMATGCRHVAHLFNGMASITGRDPGLAGAALCDDRCSVEVIADGHHVAAANVLGIMRLKPRSKVCLVTDACKAAGTDMDGFDNPSGFRVEIRDGRTWGPKGKLVGSVLTLDQAIRNVLSWSSLSMTDVLPMVTANPAKELNLYPQKGEIAVGSDADIAIVDADGRVAYTIIGGSVAYARGGGQVERGC; the protein is encoded by the coding sequence ATGCAGAGTCAGAGGCTTGTACTAAGGAACGGACTCGTTCGCGCCAGCGGAGATGTCCTAGGTCGTCGCTCGGTTGTATGCGAGAACGGTATCATCTCGGCCATTGTCGAGTCCAGCGATCCCTGCAAAACCTCGGGCTCAACAATTGACTGCTCTGATCTTGTCGTCATGCCCGGCTTCATCGAGCTTCACGTACACGGAGGCGGCGGAAGGGATTCGCGTGAGGGGACTGCGGACGCGATCAGGGTGATGGCGAGCACGTACGCGAGATTCGGCGTGACGTCACTGCTGATCACTCTCACGAACCTCGGCGATGAGAACCTAAGACTCAGTTGTCATTCGATAAATGAGGTCATGCAGGCCCCCACCACAGGCGCGAACATCCTCGGCATCCACATGGAGGGCCCGTTCCTGAATCTGAAGTACAAAGGAGGAATATACGGGAACGGCCTTTCTCTTCCTTCAACACAGGTCGTTGACAGATGCCTCGACTTTGCTGGTGGAGCCCTTAGGATAATGACCCTGGCGCCGGAGCTCAAAGGGAGCAACAAGGTTATCGACCGTCTTCTCCGCGCAGGCGTAGTCGTGTCTCTAGGGCACAGCGGTGCCACGTACGATCAGGCCGTGAATGCGATGGCCACGGGATGCAGACATGTGGCGCACCTATTCAATGGTATGGCGTCTATTACCGGAAGAGACCCGGGGCTCGCTGGAGCGGCACTTTGTGATGACAGATGCAGCGTCGAGGTCATCGCCGACGGCCATCATGTAGCAGCCGCCAACGTGCTTGGCATTATGCGTCTGAAACCACGTAGCAAGGTCTGCCTTGTGACGGACGCGTGCAAGGCGGCGGGCACTGACATGGATGGGTTCGACAACCCCAGCGGTTTCAGGGTGGAGATACGGGACGGGAGAACGTGGGGGCCCAAAGGAAAGCTCGTCGGCAGCGTGTTGACGCTCGACCAGGCAATCCGCAATGTTCTCTCATGGTCGAGCTTGAGCATGACTGACGTTCTTCCAATGGTGACAGCAAATCCGGCCAAAGAGCTGAATCTGTACCCCCAAAAGGGGGAGATCGCCGTTGGCTCTGATGCGGATATCGCAATCGTGGATGCTGACGGCCGAGTGGCCTATACTATCATCGGGGGAAGCGTGGCGTACGCAAGGGGAGGGGGGCAGGTAGAGAGGGGCTGTTGA
- a CDS encoding NUDIX hydrolase, translated as MQDKPRQPRLAVDCIVLVDGKALVIQRKYTPLGWALPGGFVESGESVEAAVRREVKEETELDLENLRQFRVYSAPGRDPRGHVVSVVFTARGIGKPRAGDDADRYRLIDLDAITETELVFDHAEILRDFRESGARSMPGQKDMTDSAEESDRVPAPSVVAIPRR; from the coding sequence ATGCAGGATAAGCCTCGGCAACCAAGGCTGGCGGTTGACTGCATAGTCCTTGTGGACGGCAAGGCGCTCGTGATTCAGCGCAAGTATACGCCTCTTGGTTGGGCCCTTCCCGGTGGGTTTGTGGAATCTGGCGAGAGCGTCGAAGCCGCAGTTAGGCGGGAGGTCAAGGAGGAAACTGAGCTGGATCTTGAGAATCTGCGGCAGTTCCGTGTCTACTCAGCCCCGGGACGGGATCCGCGTGGGCATGTGGTGTCGGTCGTGTTCACAGCCCGCGGAATCGGGAAGCCCAGGGCTGGGGACGATGCCGACCGCTACCGCTTGATTGATCTAGACGCAATAACCGAAACCGAATTGGTCTTCGACCACGCGGAAATACTGAGAGACTTCCGGGAATCCGGCGCGCGATCCATGCCGGGACAGAAGGACATGACCGATTCCGCCGAGGAGTCGGACCGTGTCCCAGCCCCAAGCGTCGTCGCGATTCCTCGCCGATAG
- the rfbD gene encoding dTDP-4-dehydrorhamnose reductase produces MRCLVTGANGMLGTDLVQFLRHQNEEVIGWDLPEHDVTDVEKTINGIHQVGPDVVFHLAARTDVDGCEDDAGGATSVNLQGTWAVALGVEELSRKMVYLSTDYVFDGRSRRPYRENDATNPLSIYGRTKLMGENAVTRSCRRHFIVRTSWLYGRYGRNFVDTIREKSQQVPRIEVVSDQVGSPTYARDLCRPLWDLARSKHFGLYHVTNSGQCSWFELATEVVKLSGAKCEVVPIDTATAARRAPRPAFSVLENRNFKRRFGRELRPWQEALANYIQGKDAIPSASLLAPSGSSGHNEG; encoded by the coding sequence ATGCGCTGCCTAGTCACCGGTGCCAACGGGATGCTTGGGACTGATCTGGTGCAATTTCTTCGCCACCAGAATGAGGAGGTCATCGGCTGGGATCTGCCCGAGCATGACGTCACCGACGTTGAGAAGACCATCAATGGCATTCACCAGGTTGGCCCCGACGTCGTGTTCCACCTCGCTGCACGGACTGACGTGGACGGCTGCGAGGACGATGCGGGCGGAGCGACCAGCGTCAACCTTCAAGGCACCTGGGCTGTGGCGCTTGGCGTTGAGGAGCTCAGCCGGAAAATGGTCTACCTTTCGACCGACTACGTCTTCGACGGCCGATCCAGGCGACCCTACCGCGAGAACGACGCCACCAACCCGCTCTCCATCTACGGCCGGACCAAGCTGATGGGCGAGAACGCGGTCACGCGGAGCTGTCGCCGCCATTTCATCGTACGCACGAGCTGGCTCTACGGCAGGTACGGCCGAAACTTCGTTGACACTATACGTGAGAAGTCGCAGCAAGTTCCAAGAATAGAAGTGGTTAGCGACCAAGTTGGGTCGCCGACCTATGCGCGTGACCTGTGCCGGCCATTGTGGGATCTTGCCCGTTCCAAGCACTTCGGTCTCTACCACGTGACAAACTCCGGCCAATGTTCCTGGTTCGAACTCGCGACGGAAGTGGTGAAGCTCTCGGGCGCAAAGTGTGAAGTCGTACCGATTGACACCGCCACGGCTGCCAGACGGGCGCCGCGGCCGGCATTCTCCGTGTTGGAGAATCGCAACTTCAAGCGCCGATTCGGGAGGGAACTGAGACCTTGGCAGGAGGCATTGGCAAACTACATCCAGGGCAAGGACGCAATCCCTTCTGCTTCCTTGCTTGCACCATCCGGTAGCTCGGGTCACAATGAAGGGTAA
- the yidD gene encoding membrane protein insertion efficiency factor YidD codes for MARTIFVVLWLVCTGAARYDPLSVSGEWMINAYKAVLSPLQGQNVCNFQPTCSQFMKAAIKSQGFFPGVFIGADRLMRDNPEVWAYYGNYYTGGVVNGRIPDPVENHLAWRKPADEPGLLVAASPGSAQESTGGRNTPPIPNLSFADFLYSSSDYQLAAAEYLRVRFASGSPGVSAYAGLMAAESYLRDGDIPAARHAFKDLEYPSSHDFKYYGLGRACFAEADYAGARAVLDSITSSPLSRQARDLSGWTYFRQHRFADGASLLKPAGGAGQSTAAEDELSSMDGRAIRRRSRLVSTLLSAVIPGVGQIYSGRAGDGGYSFLTVAGAGIVTWWFAEEHGKYDPTYVKVSIIGAITALFYAGNVYGANIAARDYNRLQERRYVQRADSLFGLIPLEPDYRALLDSVPRDTATAGRQ; via the coding sequence TTGGCAAGAACCATCTTCGTCGTTCTCTGGCTGGTCTGCACCGGCGCCGCCCGTTATGACCCGCTATCGGTCTCCGGCGAGTGGATGATCAATGCCTACAAGGCGGTGCTCTCGCCGCTGCAGGGCCAGAACGTCTGCAACTTCCAACCCACGTGCTCGCAGTTCATGAAAGCCGCAATCAAATCACAGGGATTCTTTCCGGGCGTATTCATAGGCGCCGACCGCCTGATGCGCGACAACCCGGAAGTCTGGGCGTACTACGGGAATTACTACACGGGCGGCGTTGTGAACGGCAGAATCCCTGACCCGGTGGAGAACCACCTCGCATGGCGCAAGCCGGCCGACGAGCCGGGGCTCCTGGTGGCGGCGTCGCCGGGTTCCGCTCAAGAGAGCACCGGAGGCAGAAACACGCCCCCGATTCCGAACCTGAGTTTCGCCGACTTTCTGTACTCTTCAAGCGATTATCAGCTGGCTGCGGCAGAGTACCTGAGAGTGAGATTCGCGTCGGGCTCGCCCGGCGTAAGCGCCTATGCCGGGCTCATGGCGGCTGAGTCGTACCTGCGGGACGGGGACATTCCGGCGGCGCGTCACGCTTTCAAGGACCTGGAATATCCATCATCACACGACTTCAAGTACTACGGGCTCGGCCGGGCCTGCTTCGCCGAGGCCGACTATGCCGGAGCACGCGCTGTTCTCGATTCAATCACTTCCTCTCCCCTCTCGCGACAGGCCCGGGACCTATCCGGCTGGACATACTTCCGGCAACACCGATTCGCCGACGGCGCGTCTCTGCTCAAGCCGGCTGGTGGCGCGGGGCAATCGACCGCGGCCGAGGACGAACTGTCCTCAATGGATGGACGCGCCATTCGACGACGCTCCCGACTCGTAAGCACCCTGCTCTCTGCGGTCATCCCGGGCGTGGGACAAATCTACTCGGGCCGAGCCGGCGACGGAGGATACTCGTTCCTGACCGTTGCCGGGGCCGGCATCGTCACCTGGTGGTTCGCTGAGGAACACGGCAAGTATGACCCGACGTACGTCAAGGTATCCATCATCGGCGCCATCACCGCTCTGTTCTATGCGGGCAATGTCTACGGGGCAAACATCGCGGCCCGCGACTACAACCGGCTTCAGGAGCGCCGCTACGTCCAGCGCGCCGACTCTCTGTTTGGCCTCATCCCGCTGGAGCCGGACTATCGGGCGCTACTCGACTCGGTGCCTCGTGACACAGCCACCGCCGGCCGCCAATGA